From one Ignavibacteria bacterium genomic stretch:
- a CDS encoding RNA polymerase sigma factor, with amino-acid sequence MATTTMQQQSTHAVPDPSDLHLFANLAKGEGIAQQALAELYRRYSQRIYTYCRKITGNNEVARDILQETFVKLFNKGKQAAVIENFPAYLMTIARNLCLTYKSRISREYVQFEDFHLSVRDVPYEQKELLQLIQTALDLLPDEYREAFVLREYNGLSYNEIAEVVGVSLETVKVRIFRAKQKLRDILAPYLEDLHKKA; translated from the coding sequence ATGGCCACAACCACTATGCAACAGCAAAGCACGCACGCTGTGCCTGATCCCTCGGATCTGCACCTGTTTGCCAACCTGGCAAAGGGCGAAGGCATAGCGCAACAGGCTTTGGCTGAACTCTACCGCAGATACTCGCAGCGCATTTATACCTATTGCCGCAAAATCACCGGCAACAACGAAGTGGCAAGGGACATCCTACAGGAAACCTTTGTAAAACTATTTAATAAAGGTAAGCAGGCAGCCGTTATTGAGAATTTCCCGGCCTATCTTATGACGATTGCCCGCAACCTGTGTCTGACCTACAAAAGCCGGATCAGTCGTGAGTACGTCCAATTTGAAGATTTTCACCTTAGCGTCCGCGACGTACCCTACGAGCAAAAGGAATTGCTTCAGCTTATTCAGACTGCACTGGATTTACTTCCTGACGAATACCGGGAAGCCTTTGTGCTGCGCGAATACAACGGTCTATCGTACAACGAAATTGCAGAGGTTGTAGGCGTGAGCCTGGAGACGGTCAAGGTCAGAATTTTCCGGGCAAAGCAAAAGCTGCGCGATATCCTAGCCCCCTACTTAGAAGATTTACACAAAAAGGCATAG
- a CDS encoding acyl-CoA thioesterase, which yields MVPVDTNEATIDRGPTEINGIIFNHRLHSRVRSYDVDRLGIVHNAVYLYWLEAARIEYFRNLGIPIDRQSFVTKHRFVVAKTEIEYFTPAQFDDVYTVFTRVSFVKKSSFGFDHSIRHENGTLIASAKSILVHLNPATHQPERIPGSYRDLILQFEGDAPFAGESDKA from the coding sequence ATGGTACCCGTAGATACAAACGAAGCCACGATTGACCGTGGTCCGACCGAGATTAATGGAATCATTTTTAACCACCGTTTGCACAGCAGAGTGCGCTCGTATGATGTAGACCGGTTGGGCATTGTCCATAACGCTGTGTACTTGTACTGGCTTGAAGCTGCCCGCATCGAATATTTCAGAAATCTTGGTATTCCGATCGACCGACAGTCATTTGTCACAAAACATAGGTTCGTGGTAGCCAAGACGGAGATTGAGTACTTTACACCTGCCCAGTTCGATGATGTGTACACCGTGTTTACGCGGGTTTCGTTTGTAAAGAAATCATCGTTCGGATTTGATCATAGTATCCGACATGAGAATGGAACTCTGATTGCATCAGCAAAGAGTATTCTGGTTCACCTGAATCCTGCAACGCATCAGCCTGAACGGATTCCGGGATCTTACCGTGATCTGATTCTGCAGTTTGAGGGTGATGCACCGTTTGCGGGCGAATCGGATAAGGCTTAA